Proteins found in one Mytilus edulis chromosome 2, xbMytEdul2.2, whole genome shotgun sequence genomic segment:
- the LOC139513345 gene encoding E3 ubiquitin-protein ligase TRIM45-like, whose protein sequence is MAEPAFKGTLTLTTSQLKQKFLCCSGCSNEYDDVENFARLLPCLHSLCNQCVKNLAKDGGLPCPECEQKHEFKGDVSSFPRDNTRQDLMDFVRVKLAPGAIICQSCRDTKQATFRCKNCSEFLCEECHTAHRRTNITRGHEILELQSLQKKENLDAFCHQQMCPNHNRELELYCNKDDCQKPICFLCVMVTHKPDVGHDIQDIKKISKEKTEAMRKRIDDVNMTGREIKQIIENIGREVQSVRTLGKEVATEINNNFDHYIQTLEKRRDELKRDVDKYVQIKTGTLENQLRNLKQQQKRTNEAAEFADQTLLYNNPPAFLQIQGTVVDRLDKLHNEWFDREPHEVATIGFSCKGLSQEFQNKVSSMAKVWSSYAYQPNTKITPKQNDAVQDETVTFLVVLCNYVGKPLTEDIGHLKATLTDPNGATVDVRVIQNGSEESRVTFVPFYAGSYKLDVSILDKPLGEHEFQVQPRDKPQGSNIDESQLDGATRPDFTLERKKAHRDVTVTPDGKTFVNSPSGTLMESTKDRLHKFKGTYGNTVFTSPGKFYYEVNIRYKIRSQLEKSNLVFELGLARRSEMDKKHVVDGQPHAWSMICSQHVDCDAICLHIARGGKCLYHETLSKNAIGCTMDKTFGFLLDATSGVWRIFDASKNKSICQMDDVDCSEPLVPVVSGYNPNQVEVTMTLCTEDEE, encoded by the exons ATGGCGGAGCCAGCATTCAAAGGCACGTTAACATTGACCACATCACAACTGAAACAGAAATTCCTTTGTTGTTCTGGATGTAGCAATGAATATGATGACGTAGAGAACTTTGCCCGGTTATTACCATGCCTGCATTCTTTGTGTAACCAATGCGTGAAGAATTTGGCAAAAGATGGAGGGTTACCATGTCCAGAATGCGAGCAGAAGCACGAATTCAAAGGAGACGTTTCCTCATTCCCACGGGATAATACAAGACAGGATCTTATGGATTTTGTCAGGGTCAAATTGGCACCTGGAGCGATAATTTGTCAATCATGTCGAGACACAAAACAAGCAACCTTCCGGTGCAAGAATTGTTCTGAGTTCTTATGCGAAGAGTGTCATACTGCCCATAGAAGGACCAATATTACAAGAGGGCATGAAATTTTGGAACTTCAATCTTTGCAGAAAAAGGAGAATTTGGATGCTTTTTGTCACCAACAAATGTGTCCAAATCACAACCGGGAGCTAGAGCTTTATTGCAACAAAGATGACTGCCAGAAACCAATTTGCTTCCTGTGTGTCATGGTAACTCATAAACCAGATGTTGGGCATGACATTCAAGATATCAAGAAAATATCCAAAGAGAAAACAGAAGCCATGCGGAAACGAATTGATGATGTTAACATGACGGGTAGAGAAATCAAGCAGATAATAGAAAACATTGGTCGTGAAGTTCAGAGTGTAAGAACTCTTGGAAAAGAGGTCGcgacagaaattaacaataatttCGACCACTACATACAAACCCTGGAGAAACGTCGAGATGAGTTGAAGAGAGACGTTGACAAATATGTACAAATCAAAACTGGAACATTGGAGAACCAACTTCGTAATTTGAAACAACAACAAAAGCGCACCAACGAGGCGGCTGAATTTGCAGATCAGACACTGTTGTATAACAATCCTCCAGCATTCCTACAAATTCAAGGTACAGTTGTTGACAGACTCGACAAGCTTCACAATGAGTGGTTTGACAGAGAACCCCACGAAGTAGCAACCATCGGATTCAGCTGTAAAGGACTTTCACAAGAATTTCAGAACAAAGTGTCATCCATGGCCAAGGTATGGTCATCTTATGCCTACCAACCAAACACTAAAATCACCCCAAAACAGAATGATGCTGTACAAGACGAGACTGTAACGTTCCTTGTTGTGTTGTGTAATTATGTTGGTAAACCATTGACAGAAGATATAGGACATTTGAAAGCAACCTTAACAGACCCAAATG GTGCAACAGTTGATGTCCGTGTAATCCAGAATGGCTCTGAAGAATCCCGAGTGACATTTGTACCATTCTACGCCGGTTCTTACAAGCTAGATGTGTCAATCTTGGATAAGCCACTGGGAGAGCATGAGTTCCAAGTTCAACCACGTGACAAACCACAAG ggtCCAACATAGATGAAAGTCAGTTAGACGGAGCGACAA GACCAGACTTTACACTGGAACGAAAGAAAGCCCATAGAGATGTAACAGTTACCCCAGATGGTAAAACGTTTGTTAACAGTCCCTCTGGAACTTTGATGGAGTCAACAAAAGACAG ACTCCACAAGTTTAAGGGTACTTACGGAAATACAGTATTTACCAGTCCCGGTAAATTCTATTACGAAGTCAACATAAGATATAAAATTCGAAGTCAACTGGAGAAAAGCAACCTCGTTTTCGAACTGGGGTTGGCCCGAAGGAGTGAAATGGATAAAAAGCATGTTGTGGATGGACAACCCCATGCCTGGTCGATGATTTGTTCCCAACATGTTGATTGTGATGCCATCTGTCTCCACATTGCACGTGGCGGAAAGTGTCTATATCACGAGACATTATCGAAAAATGCTATTGGTTGTACCATGGATAAAACCTTTGGGTTTCTTCTTGATGCTACCAGCGGAGTGTGGAGGATCTTTGACGCAAGCAAAAATAAATCGATTTGCCAGATGGACGATGTTGATTGTTCTGAACCTCTGGTTCCTGTTGTATCCGGATATAACCCCAACCAAGTCGAGGTCACCATGACATTGTGCACAGAAGATGAGGAATAA